CCAAAGGGATGTTCAATGCTTTACCTGCCAAGATCCACCCTTCTGCGTTCATTCGTGTCTGTTCACACTGCAGTTGGTGATCCTGGGTTCTATGGAACCCTCCAGTTCATGTTATACAACTACGGAGAATTTGACTACACCCTAAAACAGGGCGAGAGAATAGCTCAGGGCGTGGTTTTTGATGTCACAGGATCCGGTGAGTACAACGGAAGTTACCAGGAAAAAGAAGACTGAAACATCATCCTTCATCCACTTTGAATTATTTAACTTTTTTTATATTTTTTTCTAAAATCAGTATTTTTTGTGCATTGTTCCGGGTTACATCTGTTATCAACTTAATATCCTTAATCTAACTCCCTGATTTCTTTTGGTTCATTCAAAGGCCTTTTGAAGTTCTGAAACAGCTTCTGGGTTGGCAAGTGTACTCACATCTCCAACATCTTCCCCCTTCACAATAGCCTTTATCACCCGCCTCATTATCTTACCTGAACGTGTTTTTGGGAGGTCAGAAACGATTTTAACAATTGAAGGACTTGCAACTGGTCCAATTTCTATTTTAACATGATCTTTTAAGACTTCCTGAAAGTTTTTCAGGTTCTCACGGGTTTCCTTAAGAACTACGAATGCACATATCTCTTCACCCTTCAGAGAGCTTGGTCTGCCTACAACAGCAGCCTCTGCAACTGCATGATGGCTTACAATGGATGATTCAACTTCAGCTGTGCTTATCCTGTGTCCTGCAACGTTCAGTACATCATCCTCCCGTCCCTGGATCCAGAAGTAACCATCCTCATCACGGCGTGCAACATCACCGCTCAAATAAACTCCTGGGAATTTGCTCCAGTACGCATCAACGTACCGTTCATGGTCTTTGTAAAGTGTTCGAAACATTGAGGGCCATGGAGACTTTATAACCAGATGCCCACCACCACTTTTGAGTGATGTACCTCTGTCATCAACCACATCTGCATCTATGGTTGGGAATGGTTTGACTGCAGACCCTGGTTTGAGTGAAGATATTGGCAGGGGTGTTATGAGGTGCATTCCTGTTTCTGTCTGCCACCATGTGTCCATTATGGGACATTTTCCCCCACCTACATGTTTGTGGTACCAGATCCATGCTTCAGGGTTTATGGGTTCTCCAACACTTCCAAGAAGTCTCAGGGAACTTAGATCATATCTGGCAGGCCATTTTTCCCCAAATTTCATGAACATCCTCACAGTTGTTGGGGCGGTGTAGAGAACTGTCACACCATGGTTCTGTACCATCCTCCAGAACCTTCCTGGATCAGGATAGTCAGGTGTTCCCTCGTAAAGCAGGGAAGTCACTCCCATGAGGAGTGGGGCATAAACTATGTAACTGTGGCCTGTGATCCATCCAATATCAGCAGCACACCACCAAACATCACTATCCTTCAGGTCAAAAACGAACTTCAAGGTTGCATAAATTCCAACGGAGTATCCTCCATGAACATGAAGAACTCCCTTGGGTTTTCCTGTGGTTCCAGAGGTGTAAAGAATGAAGAGAGGATCTTCAGCATCCATGACTTCAGTTTTGCATTCATCATCCATTTCAGTGATGGCTTCATGCCACCAGACATCCCTTCCTTCCTGCATTGGTACATCAAGACCTTCATGTTCCACAACAACGACTTTTTCTATGGTGGGTGTTTTGGGGAGTATGGTGTCAACTGCTTCCTTTAATCTTATGACCTTTCCCCTTCTTTTAAAACCATCTGCAGTGATCGCAACATGTGATCCTGCATCGTTTATTCTATCTTTAAATGCCTTTGCCCAGAACCCTGAAAAAACCACTGAGTGAAGTGCCCCAATCTTGGCACATGCAAGCATGGCTATGGGAAGCTCT
The Methanobacterium aggregans DNA segment above includes these coding regions:
- the acs gene encoding acetate--CoA ligase; the encoded protein is MPGKLDTLLDEKRIFKPSKEISDESNIHEWMLKHGLSSYNELLEAAAQDPDWFWDELAGELEWFSPYEKTVKWDPPNAEWFLEGKFNVIHNALDRHAKGPVKDKTAYIWEGESGEIRTLTYHELYREVNLFANTLKKFGVSKGDVVSIYLPMIPELPIAMLACAKIGALHSVVFSGFWAKAFKDRINDAGSHVAITADGFKRRGKVIRLKEAVDTILPKTPTIEKVVVVEHEGLDVPMQEGRDVWWHEAITEMDDECKTEVMDAEDPLFILYTSGTTGKPKGVLHVHGGYSVGIYATLKFVFDLKDSDVWWCAADIGWITGHSYIVYAPLLMGVTSLLYEGTPDYPDPGRFWRMVQNHGVTVLYTAPTTVRMFMKFGEKWPARYDLSSLRLLGSVGEPINPEAWIWYHKHVGGGKCPIMDTWWQTETGMHLITPLPISSLKPGSAVKPFPTIDADVVDDRGTSLKSGGGHLVIKSPWPSMFRTLYKDHERYVDAYWSKFPGVYLSGDVARRDEDGYFWIQGREDDVLNVAGHRISTAEVESSIVSHHAVAEAAVVGRPSSLKGEEICAFVVLKETRENLKNFQEVLKDHVKIEIGPVASPSIVKIVSDLPKTRSGKIMRRVIKAIVKGEDVGDVSTLANPEAVSELQKAFE
- a CDS encoding dCTP deaminase, with amino-acid sequence MLGEKELIKLFPDFKELVQPSGIDLRLDEVFRQTGPASLIDNQKDLPELEKLEPPIYTLKAKTAYLATIDRKIKIPKGCSMLYLPRSTLLRSFVSVHTAVGDPGFYGTLQFMLYNYGEFDYTLKQGERIAQGVVFDVTGSGEYNGSYQEKED